From Nicotiana tabacum cultivar K326 chromosome 15, ASM71507v2, whole genome shotgun sequence, the proteins below share one genomic window:
- the LOC107785569 gene encoding protein BOBBER 2-like, which produces MAILSDYTEENQEQPMKPIEKKQENSSPSTPKEEENSFSTPKEEENKKLKPNKSNGLDMENYSWGQSLQEVTINVPIPFGTKSRFIIVEIKNTTLKVGLKGQPLIINGEFFKAVKVDECYWSLEDQKEISILLTKQNKSDWWKCLLKGGLEIDTQKVEPEPSKLSDLDTETRAAVEKMMFDQRQKQMGLPTSEEITNQDMLKKFMEQNPDMAKNFANAKMMPNSKMMGMG; this is translated from the coding sequence ATGGCAATTCTCTCAGATTACACAGAAGAAAATCAAGAACAGCCTATGAAGCCTATagagaaaaaacaagaaaattctTCTCCTTCAAccccaaaagaagaagaaaattctttttcaaccccaaaagaagaagaaaacaagaagttaaaGCCAAACAAGTCCAATGGCCTAGACATGGAGAATTATTCATGGGGTCAATCTCTTCAAGAAGTTACGATCAACGTCCCAATTCCTTTTGGCACAAAATCAAGATTCATAATTGTTGAAATCAAGAACACTACCCTCAAAGTTGGACTAAAAGGTCAACCATTAATAATAAATGGTGAATTTTTTAAAGCAGTGAAAGTTGATGAATGTTATTGGAGTTTAGAAGATCAGAAAGAAATTTCCATTCTTTTAACTAAGCAAAATAAATCTGATTGGTGGAAGTGTTTGTTAAAAGGTGGACTAGAAATTGACACACAAAAAGTTGAGCCAGAGCCAAGTAAATTGTCAGATTTGGACACTGAAACAAGGGCAGCAGTTGAAAAAATGATGTTTGATCAAAGACAAAAACAGATGGGACTTCCAACAAGTGAGGAGATTACAAATCAAGATATGCTTAAGAAATTTATGGAACAAAATCCTGATATGGCTAAGAACTTTGCTAATGCTAAGATGATGCCTAACTCTAAGATGATGGGAATGGGCTAA